One window of Entelurus aequoreus isolate RoL-2023_Sb linkage group LG06, RoL_Eaeq_v1.1, whole genome shotgun sequence genomic DNA carries:
- the spaw gene encoding southpaw has translation MEPRTLFLLLFLLSQHHAAARDVALHRGGRFPTYMMQLYRSFRDADGSSTAAVNSSDGGRTARESDSILSLMAKGCHQAGDRWVVTFDMSSISAADRVHLAELRVRLPGVSASKRAVVDLYHSGQDERRLLGSIAASAGKSSWKVFNVSALLKRWLYQGGSAQEASGEPGSGSGDYGDLPTFENPRKPASGTNRAMMLIFFKHDVPQEAGSLIHTVEHSKYVGVRTSGGDHQSRRHKRNKMESVRKVAAPKVTAAPSPGGVRRPLCRKVDMWVDFEHIGWDEWIVHPKRFNAYRCEGECPIPLDDSFRPTNHAYMQSLLKHHHPERVSCPSCVPTHLSPLSMLYYENDDLALRHHEDMIVEECGCH, from the exons ATGGAACCCAGGACCCTTTTCTTGCTCCTTTTCTTGCTGTCGCAGCATCACGCAGCAGCCAGGGACGTGGCCCTCCACCGCGGCGGCAGGTTCCCAACGTACATGATGCAGCTCTACCGCTCCTTCAGGGACGCCGATGGCTCGTCGACGGCAGCTGTCAACAGTTCAGACGGCGGTCGGACGGCGCGAGAGTCCGACTCCATCCTCAGTCTGATGGCGAAGG gtTGCCATCAAGCGGGGGACAGATGGGTCGTCACGTTTGACATGTCGTCCATCTCCGCCGCCGACAGGGTCCACCTGGCAGAGCTCCGCGTCAGACTTCCAGGCGTGTCCGCCTCCAAGCGTGCCGTTGTGGATTTATACCACTCTGGTCAGGATGAGCGCCGCCTCCTGGGCAGCATCGCCGCGTCAGCCGGGAAGTCTTCCTGGAAGGTTTTCAACGTCAGCGCCCTGTTGAAGCGCTGGCTCTACCAGGGAGGGTCCGCCCAGGAGGCCTCGGGAGAGCCTGGGAGCGGTTCTGGGGACTACGGGGATTTACCCACCTTCGAGAATCCAAGAAAGCCGGCGTCGGGCACCAACCGAGCGATGATGCTGATCTTCTTCAAACATGACGTCCCTCAGGAGGCCGGCAGCCTCATCCACACCGTGGAACACTCCAAGTACGTCGGCGTGAGGACGAGTGGCGGCGACCACCAAAGTCGGCGCCATAAAAGGAACAAGATGGAGAGCGTGAGGAAGGTGGCGGCCCCCAAGGTCACTGCGGCGCCGTCACCCGGTGGTGTGCGCCGTCCTCTGTGTCGCAAGGTGGACATGTGGGTGGACTTTGAGCACATTGGCTGGGACGAGTGGATCGTCCACCCGAAGCGTTTCAACGCTTATCGCTGCGAGGGCGAGTGTCCGATACCCTTGGATGACAGCTTCCGCCCTACCAACCACGCGTACATGCAG AGCCTCCTCAAACATCATCACCCAGAGAGGGTGAGCTGCCCATCCTGCGTGCCCACACACCTCAGTCCTCTGTCCATGTTGTACTACGAGAACGACGACCTGGCCCTGCGTCATCACGAAGACATGATCGTTGAAGAGTGTGGCTGTCACTGA
- the eif4ebp1 gene encoding eukaryotic translation initiation factor 4E-binding protein 1 produces the protein MSTGCQASGATAIPSTRRVTIHDAEHMPLDYSTTPGGTLFSTTPGGTRIVYDRKFLLGCRSSPAAKTPPRGLPDIPGVTSPPSTETNDKKASDEKLVNNNTGAAASNITGDDAQFEMDI, from the exons ATGTCTACTGGCTGCCAGGCTAGCGGGGCTACCGCCATTCCTTCGACGAGGAGGGTGACCATCCACGATGCCGAGCACATGCCCCTCGACTACTCCACGACACCCGGGGGGACCCTCTTCAGCACCACCCCCGGtg GTACCAGGATTGTCTACGACCGAAAATTCCTGCTGGGCTGTCGTAGCTCTCCAGCGGCCAAGACTCCTCCACGGGGCCTTCCAGACATTCCTGGTGTGACGAGTCCTCCCTCCACAGAAACCAATGACAAGAAGGCTAGTGATGAAAAGCTAGTGAACAACAATACGGGTGCAGCTGCAAGCAACATCACTG GTGATGATGCACAGTTTGAAATGGACATCTGA